From Rudanella lutea DSM 19387, a single genomic window includes:
- the mnmE gene encoding tRNA uridine-5-carboxymethylaminomethyl(34) synthesis GTPase MnmE — MQQFEPIAALATAPGIGAIAVVRVSGEGTIEITNRIFKGKDLSTQPSHTAHFGTLRQPDGTIIDEVLVTVFRAPTSFTKEDVVEISCHGSDYIIRQILTRLTREGVRLARPGEFTQRAFLNGQFDLVQAEAVADLIAADSEASHRSALSQLRGGFSRKLKDLRQQLIDFVALVELELDFGEEDVQFARRDQLRSLMVDVRRVLHPLIESFSVGNAVKNGVPTVIVGKPNAGKSTLLNALLDEEKAIVSDIPGTTRDVIEDELFIDGIRFRLIDTAGLRHTTDTIEAIGVERTRQQMEKASVVVYLFDGAETTPGELRRTMAELEEAGKPYLLVGNKADLTLDSGRQTLDDIAGKGKIIWISARDQRIDDLKAALSLRVRTDSAVQTDGALITNARHLEHLTATDDALARAINGLDAGVTADWLAMDLRVALRHLGELTGEITTDDLLDSIFGRFCIGK; from the coding sequence ATGCAACAATTTGAACCCATTGCGGCACTGGCTACGGCCCCCGGTATTGGTGCGATTGCCGTGGTGCGGGTGTCGGGCGAAGGGACTATCGAGATCACCAACCGAATTTTCAAGGGGAAAGACCTGAGCACCCAACCGAGCCATACGGCACATTTCGGTACGCTCCGGCAACCCGACGGCACTATCATCGACGAGGTGCTGGTGACGGTATTTCGGGCGCCTACGTCGTTCACTAAAGAAGACGTAGTCGAGATTTCGTGTCACGGTTCTGATTATATCATCCGGCAGATTCTGACCCGGCTCACCCGCGAGGGCGTTCGGCTGGCGCGGCCCGGTGAGTTTACGCAGCGGGCCTTCCTGAACGGTCAATTTGATCTGGTACAGGCCGAAGCTGTGGCCGACCTGATTGCGGCCGACTCCGAAGCGAGTCACCGCTCGGCCCTGAGTCAGCTGCGGGGTGGTTTCTCCCGAAAACTAAAGGACCTGCGGCAGCAACTCATCGATTTTGTGGCTCTGGTGGAGCTGGAGCTGGATTTTGGCGAAGAGGATGTCCAGTTTGCCCGGCGCGACCAACTGCGTAGCCTGATGGTGGATGTCCGGCGGGTGCTGCACCCCTTGATCGAGTCGTTTTCGGTAGGAAATGCGGTGAAAAACGGCGTGCCTACGGTGATTGTGGGTAAGCCCAACGCGGGCAAATCGACCCTGCTCAACGCCTTGCTGGACGAAGAAAAAGCGATTGTGTCGGATATTCCGGGTACTACCCGCGACGTAATCGAAGACGAACTGTTTATCGACGGAATCCGGTTCCGGCTTATCGACACGGCGGGTCTGCGGCACACCACCGACACCATCGAGGCTATTGGTGTGGAGCGCACCCGGCAGCAGATGGAGAAGGCTTCGGTGGTGGTGTACCTCTTCGACGGGGCCGAGACTACCCCCGGCGAACTGCGCCGGACCATGGCCGAGCTGGAGGAAGCTGGTAAGCCCTATCTGTTGGTGGGCAACAAGGCCGACCTTACGCTTGATTCGGGTCGGCAAACCCTCGACGATATTGCCGGAAAAGGGAAAATAATCTGGATTTCGGCCCGCGACCAGCGTATCGACGACCTCAAAGCCGCTCTTTCGCTGCGCGTTCGTACCGACTCGGCCGTGCAGACCGACGGTGCATTGATCACCAACGCCCGGCACCTCGAACACCTCACCGCTACCGACGACGCGCTTGCCCGCGCAATCAACGGCCTCGATGCGGGCGTGACCGCCGATTGGCTCGCTATGGATCTGCGCGTAGCCCTGCGCCACCTCGGCGAACTGACTGGTGAAATCACGACCGACGACCTGCTCGACTCTATTTTTGGCCGGTTCTGTATTGGTAAATAG
- a CDS encoding oxygenase MpaB family protein produces MTTTRIKPTRAFTAEWLERYRQIGDPPADAVVSEVVAQGGREGVSQLMRWLGNTSQLAPTDQLPVVQQFFADHGTMPVWADTARMQRGMAFFKKHEGAIGLALGTLSLPYTYLGANGVQVLWLTERIKTDTARRLQETGEWVFAVNNPKNWVSSAGTPSAILYTLKIRLIHAASRWFAGHTGRWNDAWGTPICQEDMVGTIGAFGYIVLRGLRKMGVSMTDQEEEDYLHHINVVGHFNGVAYELLPQNMREAYHLDALIARRQFAPSEAGRGLTKSLLEAIVTISGNPAARNLAAAQMRFFLGDAHADALGLPAVPLEQGLINVVNRLPIFPKLITK; encoded by the coding sequence ATGACAACCACCCGCATAAAACCCACCCGTGCTTTTACCGCTGAATGGCTCGAACGGTACCGACAAATAGGTGACCCTCCGGCCGATGCTGTCGTGTCCGAAGTGGTGGCGCAGGGCGGTCGCGAGGGAGTGAGCCAACTGATGCGTTGGCTGGGTAATACGAGCCAACTGGCCCCCACCGATCAGCTGCCTGTCGTACAACAGTTTTTTGCCGATCACGGCACCATGCCCGTCTGGGCCGACACGGCTCGTATGCAGCGGGGAATGGCCTTTTTCAAAAAGCACGAAGGGGCCATTGGGTTGGCGTTGGGGACGCTGTCGTTGCCGTACACCTATCTGGGCGCCAATGGCGTGCAGGTGCTCTGGCTCACCGAACGGATCAAAACCGATACGGCCCGCCGGTTGCAGGAAACCGGCGAATGGGTATTTGCCGTGAACAATCCCAAAAACTGGGTATCGTCAGCGGGCACTCCGTCGGCCATTTTGTACACCCTCAAAATTCGGCTCATTCACGCGGCTTCGCGCTGGTTTGCCGGGCATACTGGTCGTTGGAATGATGCCTGGGGAACGCCTATCTGTCAGGAAGATATGGTGGGTACCATTGGGGCGTTTGGGTACATCGTGCTGCGCGGATTGCGCAAGATGGGTGTCTCCATGACCGATCAGGAAGAAGAAGACTATCTGCACCATATCAACGTAGTGGGCCATTTCAACGGGGTAGCCTATGAGCTGTTACCTCAGAATATGCGGGAGGCCTACCATCTGGATGCATTGATCGCACGTCGACAGTTTGCTCCGTCCGAAGCGGGTCGGGGGCTCACCAAATCGTTGCTCGAAGCCATTGTTACCATCAGTGGGAATCCGGCAGCCCGGAACCTGGCAGCCGCTCAAATGCGTTTCTTCCTGGGCGACGCCCATGCCGATGCGCTGGGACTGCCGGCGGTGCCGCTCGAACAGGGGCTCATCAACGTGGTGAATCGGCTGCCTATTTTTCCAAAATTGATAACCAAGTAG
- a CDS encoding MBL fold metallo-hydrolase, protein MLITLLGTGTSSGVPMIGCTCAVCRSLDFRDKRLRTSAHIAVEGKSLLIDTGPDLRQQVLRLGLTQLDAVLFTHEHKDHTAGMDEVRAFNFRQGEEIPVYAREQVLNQLRREFAYVFADFKYPGVPRVQTHEITNEPFEAAGIRITPIEVWHHKLPVYGFRIGDFTYLTDLNGITDDELDKVRGTRVLVLDALRREPHLSHFTLQQAIDLVERVRPERTYLTHISHQMGLHREVEKELPPYIRLGYDGLQIRV, encoded by the coding sequence ATGCTCATCACCCTCCTCGGAACGGGCACATCGTCGGGTGTGCCGATGATTGGTTGTACGTGTGCTGTATGCCGGTCGCTCGACTTCCGCGACAAGCGTCTGCGTACATCGGCCCATATCGCGGTGGAGGGAAAGAGCCTGTTGATCGACACCGGCCCCGATCTGCGGCAACAGGTACTCCGGCTGGGCCTGACCCAGCTCGACGCCGTCCTGTTTACCCACGAGCACAAAGACCATACGGCCGGTATGGACGAGGTGCGGGCGTTTAACTTCCGGCAGGGCGAAGAAATTCCGGTGTACGCCCGCGAACAGGTGCTCAATCAGCTCCGGCGCGAATTTGCCTACGTCTTTGCCGATTTTAAGTACCCCGGCGTGCCGCGCGTACAAACCCACGAAATCACCAACGAACCTTTCGAAGCCGCTGGCATTCGGATTACACCGATTGAGGTGTGGCACCATAAATTGCCGGTTTATGGGTTCCGAATCGGGGATTTCACGTATCTCACCGACCTGAACGGTATTACCGACGATGAGCTAGACAAAGTGCGCGGTACCCGTGTGCTGGTGCTCGACGCCCTCCGGCGGGAGCCACATCTGTCGCATTTTACGCTTCAGCAAGCCATCGACCTCGTCGAGCGCGTGCGCCCCGAGCGAACCTACCTGACGCACATCAGCCACCAAATGGGCCTTCACCGCGAGGTGGAGAAAGAGCTGCCGCCCTACATCCGGCTGGGGTATGATGGCTTGCAGATAAGGGTTTAG
- a CDS encoding response regulator — MSAKRVLIAEDSSVIQNLARKILEFQNYDITSVKNGEQVLQILAKEDFNILLLDINMPVMDGMECVRQVRALSDKTKADVPIVAITGNAKNYTEEEFKTAGFNDVLVKPLNFDRLVEVVNQLTDK, encoded by the coding sequence ATGTCAGCCAAGCGCGTTCTGATTGCCGAAGACAGTTCTGTCATTCAAAACTTAGCTCGTAAAATTTTAGAGTTCCAGAATTACGACATCACCTCGGTCAAAAATGGCGAGCAGGTGCTTCAGATTCTGGCCAAGGAAGACTTTAACATCCTGTTGCTGGACATTAACATGCCCGTTATGGATGGTATGGAATGCGTGCGGCAGGTGCGGGCGTTGTCCGACAAAACCAAAGCCGACGTACCCATTGTGGCCATTACCGGCAACGCCAAAAATTACACCGAAGAAGAATTCAAAACGGCTGGTTTCAACGATGTCCTCGTTAAGCCTCTCAACTTTGACCGGTTGGTAGAGGTGGTGAATCAGCTAACGGATAAGTAA